AGCCACGGCCGTCACCCGATCGCGCCACAGTTGCGACACTTCCAACACGTTCGACTTATCCACCGAGCAAAGCTTGCTGCCCCGACGCTTGGCGGTTTCAAAGGCCACGCGGGCGATTCGATCGACCTCGCTTTCGGAGTAAACCATCGTGTTGACACCGCGCTTTTCGCCGTTTTCGCCCTCAAAGATGCCGCGCGGTTGCCCAAAGTAAATGCCGCCGGTCAGCTCGCGCACCACCATGATGTCCGTACCTTCGACGACTTCCCGCTTCAGGGTCGAGGCATCCACCAACTGGGGCAAAATCGTTGCCGGCCGCAGATTGGCAAACAGACCCAAACCGGCCCGCAGCCCCAGCAGGCCGCGCTCGGGCCGTTGGGCATTGGGCAGGCTGTCCCACTTGTAGCCGCCGATCGCCGCCAACAACACCGAGTCACTGTTACGGCAAATTTCCAGGGTGCTGGCGGGCAAGGGTTCGCCGGTTTGGTCGATCGCGCAGCCCCCGATCGGCGCTTCGGTGAATTCAAAGGTCACCCCAATCTTTTGGGCGACGGTTTCGAGCACCTGAACAGCAACGCGGGTAATTTCGGGGCCAATGCCATCACCGGGCAGCAGCGCAATGCGATAGGTCTGGGTCACGGGTCGGTCAAATGTCGGGAGGGTTGAACGGATTTCATCATAGGACGGGAGGCGGCCCTTTCCATGGGAGATTTTCCCGATGACTTAGGGCATAGTCGTGAAGACAAATGATTGATGGTTATCCAGATAAAAGGTCTAAACCATGAGTTCCAAAGTTGATATCACAGCCCAAAATTTTCAGACCGAGGTGGTGAGCAAATCCAGCGAGAAGCCGGTGGTTCTGTACTTTTCCTCGCCCACTTGCAGCGC
This Limnothrix sp. FACHB-406 DNA region includes the following protein-coding sequences:
- the leuB gene encoding 3-isopropylmalate dehydrogenase produces the protein MTQTYRIALLPGDGIGPEITRVAVQVLETVAQKIGVTFEFTEAPIGGCAIDQTGEPLPASTLEICRNSDSVLLAAIGGYKWDSLPNAQRPERGLLGLRAGLGLFANLRPATILPQLVDASTLKREVVEGTDIMVVRELTGGIYFGQPRGIFEGENGEKRGVNTMVYSESEVDRIARVAFETAKRRGSKLCSVDKSNVLEVSQLWRDRVTAVAADYPDVELSHLYVDNAAMQLVRAPKQFDTIVTGNLFGDILSDAAAMLTGSIGMLPSASLGEPGTPGVFEPVHGSAPDIAGQDKANPLAHVLSAAMMLRYGLDLPEGADRIEKAVNEVLDRGFRTGDIMSEGKTLVGCTAMGEALIAVLNEA